One region of bacterium genomic DNA includes:
- a CDS encoding periplasmic heavy metal sensor — protein sequence MKNKLSLILLIVSLCLNAGALVTFGFLVLRKEPAEASGDFRRCRQGLNKAELDQVDSLERNVFEKSNPIRMQLYQKRQELLALLKEPVLDTLKRNSLIKEIAELQVRLETISFDHLSDLKAALPAENREKFIQFVEECFCSNSDSCCPGESGNNCQHKEK from the coding sequence ATGAAGAATAAGTTGTCACTAATCCTGCTCATAGTATCCCTCTGTCTTAATGCAGGCGCCCTTGTGACTTTCGGTTTTCTCGTCTTGCGCAAGGAACCTGCAGAAGCGAGCGGTGATTTCAGAAGGTGCCGCCAGGGGCTAAACAAGGCAGAGCTTGATCAAGTAGATTCTCTTGAGAGAAATGTCTTCGAAAAAAGCAATCCGATTCGGATGCAACTATATCAGAAAAGGCAGGAACTACTGGCCCTCCTCAAGGAACCTGTGCTCGATACACTCAAGAGAAATTCTCTCATAAAGGAAATAGCCGAACTGCAGGTCCGGCTTGAAACCATATCTTTCGACCATCTTAGCGATTTGAAAGCAGCACTTCCTGCAGAAAACAGGGAGAAGTTTATTCAATTCGTCGAAGAATGTTTTTGCAGTAACTCCGATTCCTGCTGTCCTGGAGAATCGGGTAACAATTGTCAACATAAGGAGAAATGA